In the Pirellulales bacterium genome, one interval contains:
- the recA gene encoding recombinase RecA has product MAKPDKDKSAKKAAKRGEPKPTGVLESSVELRNTVAAIEKQFGEGAIMPLGADKLAPIEGIPTGSLSVDIALGGRGIPRGRIIEIFGPESSGKTTLALHVVAQAQKAGGIAAFIDAEHALDPSWAKKLGVDLEMLLVSQPSYGEEAMHITEMLIKSNAVDVIVIDSVAALVPKKELDGEIGDTHVGLQARLMSQSLRKLTAAIAKSRTSVIFINQIRDKIGVMFGSPETTTG; this is encoded by the coding sequence AAGCCTGACAAAGACAAATCCGCCAAAAAGGCCGCCAAACGCGGCGAACCCAAGCCAACCGGCGTCCTGGAATCCAGCGTCGAACTTCGCAACACCGTCGCCGCCATCGAAAAGCAGTTCGGCGAAGGCGCCATCATGCCGCTGGGCGCCGACAAGCTCGCGCCGATCGAAGGCATCCCCACCGGCAGCCTTTCGGTCGATATCGCTCTCGGCGGCCGCGGCATTCCGCGTGGCCGCATTATCGAAATCTTTGGCCCCGAATCGAGCGGCAAAACGACGCTCGCCCTGCACGTGGTCGCCCAGGCCCAAAAGGCCGGCGGCATCGCCGCGTTCATCGATGCCGAGCACGCCCTCGATCCCAGTTGGGCCAAGAAACTCGGCGTCGACCTCGAAATGTTGCTCGTCAGCCAGCCGAGCTACGGCGAAGAGGCGATGCACATCACCGAAATGCTTATCAAATCGAATGCCGTCGATGTGATCGTCATCGACTCCGTGGCCGCCCTCGTCCCCAAAAAGGAACTCGATGGCGAAATCGGCGATACGCACGTCGGCCTGCAAGCCCGGCTGATGAGCCAATCGCTACGCAAGCTCACGGCCGCGATCGCCAAAAGCCGCACGTCGGTGATCTTCATCAACCAGATTCGTGACAAGATCGGCGTCATGTTCGGCAGCCCGGAAACCACCACCGGTG